The genomic interval GAAGAAATGAACATCCAATAGAGTAGTAAAGGTTAATTAGTATGGATTAATTGTGAATATCTCCATTTAAGTGTAAAAATACATACTTAAATGGGTAGAAAATAGCATATTAATGAAAGAGAACCCGAAATAGTATAACCTATTTCGGGTTCTCAGCTTGTAGAAAAACCCCCTATTTTTAAAAGTATGATTTTGAAAAAGGGGGTTTTTGATGTTTTAATTGATTTTGACCACGACATTTGGTTTGCAAGATATTATCAAACCACTATATGTTGTATAGTGAAATTGTGAAAAAAGCTGTCGAGACTTTCTCGACAGCCTGAGAACCCGAAATAGTATAACCTATTTCGGGTTCTCTTTTTATCGTATATTCGGAACAATCCTTCGAGTAACGGAAGAAAAAGAGGGGGAATTTGCTCTATTTTTTACAGGAATATACAAATGCAAACGGTTGATTTCCGAACAATTTCTCATTTCTGTTTTTTTTCGACGAAATTCTTAAAACTCTATTTATTTATTAGTCAAAAAGTGTTATAGTATTTTCGATTAGTAGGAATGATTGAACATCAGAGGTCTGATGTCTTAGAAATGTTTGGAGGAACATCATATGCTAATTAAATCGGATACGAGACATTTATATTTGCAAGTTGTTGATCGTCTAAAAAAAGATATTGAGATGGGAATATATAAAGAAAAAGAAAAATTCCCCTCAGAGTTCGAGCTTGCAAAAACTTTAGGTGTAAGTCGTGCAACTCTAAGAGAGGCACTTCGTACATTAGAAGAGGAAAATGTGATTGTCAGAAGACATGGTGTTGGCACTTTTGTGAACAGCAAGCCGTTATTTAATTCTGGCATCGAACAATTGAATAGTGTCACGAATATGATTAAGCAGGCAGGAATGAATCCAGGCACTATATTTCTAAGCTCAAACACGATGTTTGCCACTGAAGAAGATATGACACGCTTCTCCACACTGCAAGAGGAAGAGCTACTCGTTATTGAAAGAGTTCGAACAGCTAATGGCGAACCGGTTGTTTATTGTATTGATAAATTGCCACAGAAAATTTTGCCTGACCGTTTTTCATACGATCAAGAATCGATTTTTCAATTCTTGGAATCGGATAGTCAAAGACATATTACATACGCTGTTGCACAAATCGAACCGATTGGATATCACGAGAAGGTATCTCCCATTCTGCAGTGCGAACCAGAAGCTGCTCTGCTTGTTTTAAAGCAGATGCACTATGATGAGAAGGATGAGCCGATTCTTTATTCAGTAAATTACTTTCGTTCAGATAAGTTTAGCTTTCAAGTAGTAAGAAAACGAATTTATTCGTAAAAGCTGGACAAACTAATCGCAAACATTCTTTACTAAATAACAAAAAATCTAGGGGGTACAAGCTTTGAAGAAGCGTAAATTTGGCTTAGCACTATCTTTAGTACTAGCTGCTGGAACTGTATTAAGTGCTTGTGGAAGTAATGACAAAGGTAACGACAATGCAGCAGAAGGTGATAAAGATAAAGACTCTTTTAAAGTTGCGATGGTAACAGATGTCGGTGGGGTTGATGATAAATCATTTAACCAATCAGCTTGGGAAGGTTTAAAAGCATTTGGTGAAGAAAATGGCTTATCAAAAGGTAATGGTATTGATTACCAACAATCACAGTCAGATGCAGATTATGCTACTAACTTAAATAACTTAACTCGTCAAGGATATAGTTTGGTATTTGGAATAGGATTTTTGATGGAAGGTGCAATTTCTGAAATTTCTCAACAACAAAAGGATGCACATTTTGCAATAGTTGATGCTGTAGTAGATCAACCGAACGTTGCAAGTATATCTTTTAAAGAACAAGAAGCTTCTTTCTTAGCTGGTGTTGCAGCAGCTCATGCAACTAAATCTAAAAAAATTGGATTTATTGGTGGGGTAGAAGGAGACGTAATTGGACGCTTCGAAGCTGGTTTCGTTGATGGCGTTAAAGCGGTAGATCCTGATATTAAAGTAGACGTACAATATGCTGGTGCTTTTGATAAGCCTGAAATTGGTAAAACAATTGCAAGCAAAATGTACTCTTCTGGTGCAGATGTAGTATTCCATGCTTCTGGTGGTACTGGTGCTGGATTATTCTCTGAAGCACGTGATTTAAAAGAAAAAGATCCTGAAAAATACATCTGGGCAATCGGAGTTGACTCTGATCAATCCGCTGAAGGTGCTGTTGGGGATCATAATATTGTGTTAACTTCTGCATTAAAAGGTGTTTCAACTGCAGTACAAGATATCTCTACAAAAGCAAAAGAAGGTAATTTCCCTGGTGGCGAAACTACTGTTTATGGCTTAAAAGAAGATGGCGTTGGACTTGCGGCAATTAATGAAGAAGTAGAAAACAAAGCTGAAATCGATGCAGCTATTGAAGAATGGACTGCAAAAATTAAAAACGGTGAGTACACTGTTCCTGATACTGTTAAGTAAATAGCAATTGCTAATTTCTACAGGAATAAGTGGTTTGCATTGCAAACACTTATTCCTTTTTTACGAAATAAAATAGAATTTTAACTAAAGAGTAGAAACGTTATTCTAGTCTTTATTAAAAATTTTATATGCTGAAATTATTGTAATATAAAATTACATTATTTCTTTGTGGATTGTTTTAGAACATTATTTCTTTGACATCATACGTTTTTTTATGCTTAAAAATTTATGTAAGGTAAGTAAGAAGGAGTGGATTAGATGGAATATGTAATCGAGATGTTAAATATTCGAAAAGAATTCCCTGGTATTGTTGCAAACAACAATATCACCCTTCAAGTAAAAAAAGGTGAGATTCACGCGCTTTTAGGGGAAAATGGTGCAGGAAAATCTACGCTTATGAACGTTCTTTTTGGGCTATATCAACCAGAAAAAGGCGAAATTCGTGCGCGTGGGAAAGTCGTAAATATTTCAAATCCTAATATTGCGAATGAATTAGGAATTGGAATGGTCCATCAGCATTTTATGTTGATTGATACCTTTACAGTTACGGAAAACATTATTTTAGGAAAAGAAACAGTTAGCAAAGGAAAAATCGATCTTAAAAAAGCAGAAAGAGAAGTACAAGAAATCTCCGAGCGATATGGACTAGCAGTAGATCCGAAAGCAAAAGTTGCCAATATCTCTGTAGGGATGCAACAAAGAGTAGAGATTTTAAAAACTTTATATCGTGGTGCAGAAATTTTAATTTTTGATGAACCGACAGCTGTTTTAACACCACAGGAAATTACTGAACTAATTGGCATTTTCCGTAAGTTAATTCAAGAAGGAAAGTCCATCATCTTAATTACACATAAATTAAAAGAAATTATGGAAGTTTGTGACCGCGTGACCGTTATTAGAAAAGGGGAAGGTATCGGTACATACAACGTTAAAGATACAAATCCGAATGAGCTTGCAAACTTAATGGTTGGTCGTGAAGTTTCTTTTAAAACAGAAAAGAAAGCACCAAATCCGAAAGAAACGGTATTAAAAATTTCGGATCTAACGGTGAAAGACAATCGTGGGGTTCATGTAGTAAACGCTCTTAACCTAGAGGTAAAAGCTGGTGAGATTGTTGGAATTGCTGGAGTAGACGGCAATGGTCAGTCTGAGCTGATTGAGGCTATCACTGGTTTAATGAAGAAAAATAGTGGAATCATTACGCTTAACGGCAAGGACATCAGTGTACTGACACCACGCAAAATTACGGAAAGCGGGATTGGCCATATTCCGCAAGATAGACATAAACATGGTTTAGTCCTTGATTTTTCGATTGGCCAAAATATGGCATTGCAAACATATTATAAAAGACCGTTTTCTAACTATGGTTTCTTGAATCAAACAGAAATGGAGAAAAAAGCAAGCGGATTAATTGAAGAATTTGATGTGAGAACACCAAGTATTCATACACCTGCAAGAGCACTTTCTGGCGGAAATCAGCAAAAAGCGATAATTGGTAGAGAAGTAGATCGTAATCCTGATTTGCTTATTGCGGCCCAGCCTACAAGAGGACTGGATGTTGGGGCAATTGAATTTATCCATAAACGTTTAATTGAACAACGAGATAAAGGAAAGGCAGTATTGTTAATTTCTTTCGAGCTAGAAGAGATTTTAAATGTCAGTGATCGAATCGCAGTTATTTTTGATGGGGAAATCATTGCAACTGTGGATCCAAAAACAACAACAGAACAAGAATTAGGGCTATTGATGGCAGGTTCGAAAGCTAAAAAAGTGGGTGTGGAGAAATAATGTCGAATACAATAAAGAAAATTAGCATTCCGATTATTTCAGTATTATTAGGAGTTATTGTTGGTACAATTATAATGCTTGCTACAGGATACAATCCTGCGGACGCGTATTCTGCACTTTGGAATGGTGCATTTGGCGAAATCTATTTCACGGGAGAAGTTGTTCGTCAAATTACACCATTGATTCTTGCGGGGCTTGCAGTTGCCTTCGCTTTTCGTACCGGGCTATTTAATATCGGGGTAGAAGGACAATTAATCGTTGGCTGGCTAGCTGCAGTTTGGGTAGGGGTTGCGTTTGATTTACCAAAAATCATTCACTTGCCACTTGCTGTATTAGCGGCAGCAGCTGCTGGAGCACTTTGGGCATTTGTACCAGGCTTCTTAAAGGCAAGATTTAGAGTACATGAAGTTATCGTAAGTATTATGATGAACTATGTAGCATTACATGTATCCAACTATTTAATTCGAAATGTACTTACAGATAAAGCGGACCGTACAGAAACGATTCCACCATCAGCTAGCTTACGATCTGAGTTTTTAGAGGGGTTAACAGATTATTCTCGTATGCACTGGGGAATTTTAATCGCAGTCGGCTGTGTTATTCTTATGTGGGTAATTCTAGAAAAGACTGTAAAAGGATATGAATTAAAGGCAGTTGGTTTTAACCAAAATGCCTCTCAGTATGCTGGAATGAATGTAAACCGCAACATTATTCTATCAATGGTTATCTCTGGTGCTTTTGCAGGGCTTGCAGGAGCCATGGAAGGCTTAGGAACCTTTGAATATGTAAGTAATAAAGGTGGATTTACAGGCGTTGGATTTGATGGAATTGCCGTTGCCTTACTTGGAGCAAATGGACCAGTGGGAATCTTGCTTGCTGCATGCTTATTCGGCTTTTTAAAAGTTGGCGCATTAAATATGCCGCTTGAAGCTGGCGTTCCAAATGAGATGGTAGATATCATTATTGCTTTAATCGTATTCTTTGTTGCTTCAAGCTACATGATTCGCTTATTCTTGGATAGATTAAGTAAAAATAAAAGTAAAAAGGGGGAGAAGTAAATGGGATTAATGGATGTTTTATTAATTGTCATACCCTCTTCGCTATTGTTTGCTGCTCCACTAATCTTTACTGCACTCGGCGGTAACTTTTCCGAACGAGCTGGGGTCGTTAATATTGGATTAGAAGGTTTAATGGTTATGGGGGCTTTCTCTTCCATTGTTTTTAACTTAACATTTGCAGATAGTTTTGGTGCTTGGACACCTTGGATTTCATTGCTTGTGGCAATGGTTGTTGGTGCGATTTTCTCTGTGCTACATGCTGTGGCAAGTATTACATTCCGTGCCGATCAAACTGTTTCTGGTGTAGCGATTAACTTGCTTGCTGCGGGGCTTGCTATGTTTTTAGTAAAATTAATCTATGATGGAAAAGGGCAAACAGGTACCATTCGTTATAGCTTTAAGAAAATTGATATTCCTATATTAAAGGATATTCCTGTTATTGGTGATTTATTTTTCTCTAATACGTATTGGACTTCTTACTTAGCAATTATTGTTGCTATCATCTCTTGGTATGTGATGTATAAAACGCCATTTGGTTTACGTCTTCGTTCGGTTGGGGAACATCCTATGGCTGCAGATACAATGGGAATTAACGTAACAAAAATGCGCTATATCGCGGTTATCTTGTCAGGGGCATTTGGCGGTATTGGCGGTGGGGTATTTGCCCAGTCTATTACAAATGATTTTACACACGCTACAATTAGTGG from Niallia sp. FSL W8-0635 carries:
- a CDS encoding GntR family transcriptional regulator; its protein translation is MLIKSDTRHLYLQVVDRLKKDIEMGIYKEKEKFPSEFELAKTLGVSRATLREALRTLEEENVIVRRHGVGTFVNSKPLFNSGIEQLNSVTNMIKQAGMNPGTIFLSSNTMFATEEDMTRFSTLQEEELLVIERVRTANGEPVVYCIDKLPQKILPDRFSYDQESIFQFLESDSQRHITYAVAQIEPIGYHEKVSPILQCEPEAALLVLKQMHYDEKDEPILYSVNYFRSDKFSFQVVRKRIYS
- a CDS encoding ABC transporter permease, coding for MSNTIKKISIPIISVLLGVIVGTIIMLATGYNPADAYSALWNGAFGEIYFTGEVVRQITPLILAGLAVAFAFRTGLFNIGVEGQLIVGWLAAVWVGVAFDLPKIIHLPLAVLAAAAAGALWAFVPGFLKARFRVHEVIVSIMMNYVALHVSNYLIRNVLTDKADRTETIPPSASLRSEFLEGLTDYSRMHWGILIAVGCVILMWVILEKTVKGYELKAVGFNQNASQYAGMNVNRNIILSMVISGAFAGLAGAMEGLGTFEYVSNKGGFTGVGFDGIAVALLGANGPVGILLAACLFGFLKVGALNMPLEAGVPNEMVDIIIALIVFFVASSYMIRLFLDRLSKNKSKKGEK
- a CDS encoding ABC transporter permease, coding for MGLMDVLLIVIPSSLLFAAPLIFTALGGNFSERAGVVNIGLEGLMVMGAFSSIVFNLTFADSFGAWTPWISLLVAMVVGAIFSVLHAVASITFRADQTVSGVAINLLAAGLAMFLVKLIYDGKGQTGTIRYSFKKIDIPILKDIPVIGDLFFSNTYWTSYLAIIVAIISWYVMYKTPFGLRLRSVGEHPMAADTMGINVTKMRYIAVILSGAFGGIGGGVFAQSITNDFTHATISGQGFMALAALIFGKWNPLGAMGAAIFFGFAQSLSIVGSSLPFLESIPNVYLLIAPYVLTIIALTGFIGRADAPKASGVPYIKGSR
- a CDS encoding ABC transporter ATP-binding protein, whose product is MEYVIEMLNIRKEFPGIVANNNITLQVKKGEIHALLGENGAGKSTLMNVLFGLYQPEKGEIRARGKVVNISNPNIANELGIGMVHQHFMLIDTFTVTENIILGKETVSKGKIDLKKAEREVQEISERYGLAVDPKAKVANISVGMQQRVEILKTLYRGAEILIFDEPTAVLTPQEITELIGIFRKLIQEGKSIILITHKLKEIMEVCDRVTVIRKGEGIGTYNVKDTNPNELANLMVGREVSFKTEKKAPNPKETVLKISDLTVKDNRGVHVVNALNLEVKAGEIVGIAGVDGNGQSELIEAITGLMKKNSGIITLNGKDISVLTPRKITESGIGHIPQDRHKHGLVLDFSIGQNMALQTYYKRPFSNYGFLNQTEMEKKASGLIEEFDVRTPSIHTPARALSGGNQQKAIIGREVDRNPDLLIAAQPTRGLDVGAIEFIHKRLIEQRDKGKAVLLISFELEEILNVSDRIAVIFDGEIIATVDPKTTTEQELGLLMAGSKAKKVGVEK
- a CDS encoding BMP family lipoprotein → MKKRKFGLALSLVLAAGTVLSACGSNDKGNDNAAEGDKDKDSFKVAMVTDVGGVDDKSFNQSAWEGLKAFGEENGLSKGNGIDYQQSQSDADYATNLNNLTRQGYSLVFGIGFLMEGAISEISQQQKDAHFAIVDAVVDQPNVASISFKEQEASFLAGVAAAHATKSKKIGFIGGVEGDVIGRFEAGFVDGVKAVDPDIKVDVQYAGAFDKPEIGKTIASKMYSSGADVVFHASGGTGAGLFSEARDLKEKDPEKYIWAIGVDSDQSAEGAVGDHNIVLTSALKGVSTAVQDISTKAKEGNFPGGETTVYGLKEDGVGLAAINEEVENKAEIDAAIEEWTAKIKNGEYTVPDTVK